From the genome of Medicago truncatula cultivar Jemalong A17 chromosome 2, MtrunA17r5.0-ANR, whole genome shotgun sequence:
attttcttacTAGTTACACCTGTATgtcaattattgattttttgtttgtttgaagaaattagtgactttattgtttttaaattttgagtATTGTGGCGTTGCAATGCAGTAGGAAGATTATTCCGAGTAAAATTGTTGCATACTCTAGCCATTGATTTCATTGTATTAGAAATTTGTAACGGAGAAGTTGATGAAACCCAGTGTCATTCAATTTTTGGCTGTGATTAGGGGTGCGTTTCTTTcggctttaaaaaaaaatagattttgagttaaaaaaatttagagatttttaaaaaaatctaaagttatttctgtttgtttactatcataaaaatcattttcttaaaaatatgaaacCCTTACAATTGAGTTCCTtgcatttagaaaaaaaaaaaaaaaaaacagattttgaaaaagctacttgaaataaattttcattttgaggctaaaaatgattttattagcaaaatggattttaaaaatctaaaacaaacacgacaaaaattaaaaaagtgattttttagcTAAGGAGATGCACATATGTTCCGTTTTCCATTACATCTCCTCACGTCTAACACTATTAGGCTTGGTGCATGGATATTAATAATGGGTGAGCCGAAGTCGTTACATAATGATGGGCGAAGGAAAATGATTAAGCATTCAAAGCAGAAGCTATTACACAGACTATAACCATAACAACTCATTACACTCTTGAttagtagtttttcttttgggcacttgattttatttttttgtgtaatAGATGTTCAATCTTAGACTTTTGATGTAATGCACGAACTTAGTATGTACTTACCTATAGATATAATTGAGTTCTCTTTGGTTTGACACGACTTATCACCAAATACTCTTTGTACTTGcattgttatttgaatatagtttttttttttgtctttactTTGTGcattcactttatttttttagttaagctCATCCTTATGATGAGTGAGTAGTTAGTTTTTCTTAGTCTTCGATCATGGAATGCAGTCTTATGATAGTCTTTTCataatctctatttctttcttttgcttAGGAAATGCATTCACCTGATTTAACTTTATTGCTTTTTGAATTATGGTATAGTTATCCAAGTTATGTTGGTCTAAGCACAACAAGAACTAACACGCATTTTGTCAATGTTATCAACAAAGGAACAAAAATTGTAGTTGATAATGAGAGGATTGAAAGATCTCAGACGTCATAATTCACTAAAATCATAGACAAACTTCCGAGGTACGAAAGAGAATGGAGATTGCTAGAAATatagaattctgctctttatcAAAACAGTTTTGCTTATTCCTAatgtaaatgaccaaaatatccttgcccagcgtgagttaagtcacgttaGTTGAAAATTCACACCGAaattcaacgtgagttaactcacgttataTTTGCTTTTGTTTTGATGATGAACTGCTGCTATTTCTTTTTCCTTGTTCCTTTGAAGCCTAGTATTAAAAGCAAACTTGAATAAACAAGGCATCGATTTATGGTGTTTCCTCCATAGAAACCTtcgattcaaattttaaaaagaaatgagattattaaaaaaaatagaaggaaaagaTGTTGTTGTAATTACAATGCACATGGAATACAAAATCATGTTACAAAATAATAAGCAATCACtataatttccatttgtttgtttctcttcatCGCATGAATTGATTTCTTTCTTAGTTAAGGGCAGATAACATTGGAAAATCAATTGCACTCTCTATGTtgattaaacataaaaataaagaggACTTGAAGAAAGAAGTTTGTGTGGCAATCATATttcaccatcaacaacaaaagcaaATATTGAAAAACAGTGAGTTTTTAACATgattgcgtgagttaactcacgcaggggtattttggtcatttacttTAGAAACGAGCATAACCGtttgggtaaagagcagaattcgaAATATAAGGTTAGACAAAATGTTTGAAGCATGAGAATAGCCCAAGACTTTTCGGCATATAAAAATGGGTATTCAAGGGCCCATTGGGTCGCACCAACATGGTTAGCCACGAGAACAGGTAATATTGGTTGTAAGATACTTCTCTAGTACTAGAAATAGAGTAAATGATACAATAGAGGATACTTCATCCTTAGGCATGTATTACTAAAGCAAAAGAAAGGAATATGATATTGAGCGCTCATTATAATGATGAACTCCGATGATTCTGAGACACTTTTAATTATTgcatattttcaaaacaatcaTCAAATTGTTTTTCAATCACCTTGCAtcctttataaaaaatacatttttttttcttcatttgctTACCTAGGATAGAAAAAGGCTACCTTGAAGTGATATTTTTATTACGATGATAAAATCGTGCATTTGAGGTGATATCAAAGTCATATGTTAATATTATAGCACAAAGAGACAAAATAGAGACAAAATAATGCGTTGAATTAGTGTTTAGAAGTTAGATGTGTTCAAATGTCATTCTTAAAATTATTTACCCTTGATCTAAATAAACTTTGTGCATTTTTGGAATCAAACCGTAAACCTTCTCAAAACTTTTTCAACGCCTTTGCTCATCAACCTAAGTTTGTCGATAAATAAAACCAATTATTAATTAGTTGTTTTTGGTTGGTTtttatagatagacgaaataacaaaaatcattaaaaactcATATGCACAAATGGTGAAGCTGAGGTTTGAACCCCATTTAAGACATCCTATCTAACAATTTTGAGATATGATTTATGGACAAATCAATTAATTAGATATGAGGGTCATTTAAATAATagacttaattttatttattagaaCTGCATAAATTATCTTGATTAACATGCATATGTATCAATTATCATTCAAATTTTcctaatatttcatttcaaaagGAGCATAAATGATTTGCTATTAGTATATGTCCGCTTCTGCTTTCAACTAGTTGTGTTATCTGCTacttttattccaattttttaatggaaaatgttaatcTGTTTTACGAAAATATTGTTTGTTGATTGGTACGTTAGTTTATCTTCTTGCCAGAAATTTAACTCTAAACTTTTAACTCTTCTACTCTACCTTTCAAGAAAATAACCTCTTCGACTCTTTTAACCCGTTGACTCAAACCAATTGTGCTACCCAACTGCTCCTTATTCAAAATTAATCTAATTCAACAAGATAAGATAGTTATAGTGGGTTTAATCAATAATGAATTGGTCCAATTAataaaagatttagattttttaaGCAAGTagtcaaaaattgaaaatttcaaaTCTATGACAttatatggtaaaaaaaaactattataggTTTTTCCTAACATTTTGTCAATGTAATTGTAAAGTGTGCATATTGAAAAAACTATTATAGGTTTCTCCTAACATTTTGTCAATGTAATAACACAAACATACAAACATATATTTCCCCatttattttcaatatcaagcattttcaacaaaatataagtACTATTATACTTAttctaaaactaaaacaatggTTTTCTAATGCATATTTTagcatataaattaaagaataaaatatgcattgtttttgtacccaaaaaaaagaaTGCATTGTTCTCATTGAATTATCATAATTGCTAAGGAtgaaaaatcaatattcattaaaactttaaatatcaaccattttttttaattaattacttccattttattagttaaaatatGCACCGTAGCTTTAGGAACACcccttaataaaaaaagaaagagaatacCATCCAATGAGTATCTATAATATCTTAATAAATTAACAGAAAAATCATACAATACATTTGATAGAACATACGTATCattcaaagaagaaaaagaataatattcACAGTCTTTTGAGATGATTGAAGGTATGGTGTTTACCTTACTAGCATAATTAGAGAACCAATCCAATTGTGGTCCTCACTACACTATCAGTCAATTTCAAAAGTGATGGCTTTTCCTCATTATGTGAATCTAATCTACCAAGTAcaatattgaatttgaattttgtggtTGAAGATAAGAGATAGAGTTGTGCAGTCCTGATTACCAGCACTTTTTATTGAAGCAAATGCTTTTTAAGTGAGAGGAGTAGCCAAGTAGGCCCATGATATATAATATGCTTCAATTGTTATATGAAAATCAACTTGTATTCTTCTTATTAGGAATTGATCGATCTTCCATCAAtgaaaatttcttttctaacttGAAGTTCCCCTAATGACACATGGAAATGGAGATGTTTAAAATACTCTTAGCGGTAGTTAGTCACCGCTAACTTATAACTACCACTGAGTTTTTGATCATTTCCATATGTTTCTAGGAAACAgtggatgcaaaaaaaaaaacgatgatTTATCAATTGTCATGATCTATTAATCTTGTGACATCGTGTACATTGACTACAACAAATCTTCTAGTAAGTAGTAAAATCAAATAACCCAATTAGATGAATTAACCTTCATAATTAGCCTCATGTATAGAAATGTATCTTCCACATATTTTTAACGAAATTTACCTTATAAGTTAAACACATGATACCCCACATGTCTCTTTATTGATAAGAAGAAGAGAGGGGACGAGGGGTATCCAAAGGAAAATTCAATTTTGCGATTTTCACCCTTGTTTTTTTGTCTAGTTTTGAATAGTATAGGAATTTACACTTTAAAGTAATTAATCACGTTTTATatgagaaaattgctcttctcacGAACAAATATGCTCATTTCCATTCAAATTGACGAAAATACTCTTACGTGACTTAAGTCGCATTCTGTATATATCaatgtgagttaagtcacgttgaaggcaacgtgagttaagtcacgtacAAAGCCAACATGAGTTAATTCATGTTGCGATGCAGTACTTTTTTGGGACacattttctttccctcttcaccttcaaaaactcaaaaagtGGGAAAATTTGGAGCAAAATCTTGAGCTGAAATCATCGCAAATTGTCAGGAAGCAAGTTTCTACGCTCATGAAACGTAAAAAATTAGGTAATGTATCATCTAAGCTCTTTTGATCTTGCTGGTTTTTGAGCTTAGTTCATCAGTTTGGGAAGCATGTCTGGGCATGACTTAACTTATGCTAGAGCTCAACgagagttaactcacgcaggtgtTAAGgcaacgtgagttaagtcacattGGTGCCCAAGATTTGAATTTTTGCACCATTTTTTTCTTAGCTTGTTGCAtaagttatttatatttttttccttattacttttttattcaATAGACATAGTGATGGTTGAAAATGTTGTGGATGATGGCGTTGAACCAAAACCGACCATAATTGAAGTTTCTGTCGAAGCTTTCTTTGATGCCAAACCTACCGTTGAAGTGAAGGTTAATGTCAAAATTCCCTTTCAAGCTCACattgaagaaaaacataaacCTAACGGTGTTGTCAAGCTTCGCGATTATGAAGTAAACACCGCCTCATTTTTTCAACAATTGATAGATGGAGAGAGCGAGATGATTTCCTTGGTTGGGTTCGTTGACAAGCGACAAGGGAAGGATTTactatatctatatataaatatagtataaaaaaatataatgattacGTTGCAATGTGAAAGGAGTAATGTATACAAACCACcaaagaggaggaagaagttGAATCTTGAAGGCACAGGCTCAAGGAAATGTGATTGTCCGTTTAGGTTGCGTGGTTACTTTGAGAAGAATACAAATGATTGGTGGTTGGTCATGCTTAATTGAATTCACAACTATGAGTAGGAGCCAAATTTAGGTGGTCACCTTCTTGCGGGTAGAATAAAAGTGGAGGAGAAGAAAAGAGTTGTCGACATGACAAAGAGCTCGGCGTTGCCTAGGAATAATCTCAcggatttgaaggaaaaaaaaaagtgtgacgTGAACTAGTTGGAAAAATGGAAAAAGGGGATACGAGGTGACAAGATGGAGATGCAATACTTGATTGTCAAGTTGGAGGagcataaacaaatatttctgACCATTTTGGTCATGGATTCCACTTACAAAACCAATTTTTACAAAATGCCATTATTTGAGATTGTTGGTGTCACCTCTACCAACATAACATATTTTGTTGGTTTTGCATTTCTCGCCTCTGAAAAAGAGGATGCACATGAGATGTTGGTTGGTCTTTTATCCTCAAAACTCAACATTCATAAGGTGGTTGTCACTGACAGGGATGAATGTCGTTGCCAAAGTTCTCCCTGATACTTCTGCTttactttgttattttcatatCGTGAAGAATGTAAGAGCTAAGTGCATCATAGATCGCAGAGTCAAAGCGAAGCCGAAGGATGTAAAAGTTGATGGGAAAGAAGTGAAGAAGGAGAAGGAAAGTGATGTTGTTGACAATACCATTAGCGGTTGGAAATATTTGGTTGAATCTCATACGAAGGATTCATATGAAAGTGCGGTAAAGCGATTCAAAAATGTGTGCAAACCATTTCCAAAGTTCCTTGCACAATATTGAACACCGTTAAGGAAAAATTTGTAGGGGCATGGAGAGATAAAGTCTTGCATCTAGGGTGCAGAACCACCAACATTGTTGAATCGGCTCAtggaaagttaaaaaaaatatctgagGAGTAGTGTGAGAGATATGGCATCATGTTGGCACGAAATAGACAAAATGTTGGCTATCCAGCTTGTGAGATACAAGCAAGTTTTATGAGGAGTCGTACCGTGTTAGAACACAGATACAAATGCAACTTTTTGTACTCTGAGTTGGAGGGTTATGTATCTTCACCCACATTGAGTTTTATCTTTGAGGATGAAAAACGGTCCAAGACATTCGGCTTTGATAAGAAAGATTGTGGTTGTGTGCAAAAGACATCGTACGGGTTGCCTTGTGCATGTATTCTTTCCATGAAGAGAAAAGTAAATTTTCCTATTCAATTAGATGACATAGACCCTCATTTGCAAAGGTTAAATGTATGTGGAGAAGAGGTTGATACTGATTTTTCCTGTGATGGAGGAGTGGAATGGCATTCAAGAACATCTCAAAAAAGTCCTTTACAAAATGAAACTCCACATCAAAGAGGTGATGCGTCAACTAGCATTTCAACAAGACATAATGTTGTCTTCATCTCCAAGAAAAGTTGTAGCAAAGGGAGCACCTAAAAGGGTATGACTTACAAATAAAGAGTCATCCACATGTCAAATTATCTCTACGTGGGAGCGTGTTGAATCTCAATTTCCTGATAGCCAATTGATGCCAGGAAATACAGCTTCAAAAGTCTTAACTAGACTTTAGCTTTTTGTTAGGGACTTTTTcctttgctttgcttttgctctTAAAAGGGGAACTGtttgtaatattttaaattattaaatgaaacAATGTTCTTTATGCtgtttacaattactttgacaactccttcgataaaataaaaattttccatttttgcataagcgtcatgcatcattttgcattcatagtttcaaGTCTGAGTCTCACACATTGTTTTTCCAATCCAAAGGTCAATCCGTCTCAAAAGTGGCCCGACGTCCTCGTTCGAAGCCAACTCGCACTTACAACACTCGGTGATACTCACACAACAGAACAGTAGCCTCAGGGAAAACGGTATCCACAACATTCATCAAAGCATTTTCCCGATCCATGACAACTACTCTGAGGTAAAGATCTTTGGAATGCAACAATTCAAGACACCTCTCAAGAGCTCAAGTAACATTATCTTCCTTATCAGACATCATATAAGCTAGTCCAATGGAGAACGTCAGCTAGGTAGAAGTGTTACCGACAAACTCAAGAAACAGAAGACGGTACTTGTTGGTCTTATATGTGGAATCCAACACAAGCACCGTAAAGAACGTGTTAAACAACTTGATACCATCTGGACGCACCCAAAATATGTCACCGACATCATCGGAATCATGATAATTCCTACAATGGTACACATACTCATTCTCAACCAACAACTTCAAGAGATGTTGCATGTTATTTCTCGAACCCCTAATGGATTTCCTATATCTGTAACAAGAATTATAAACATGCTTGATTGTAGTTGAAGTGTTTATGTTCCTCTTCCTTAAGTTGGTAATCATTTGCCTCGGAGGAACGTTTGACTCATCAATCTCATAAAGGTGCACACATTCATTTGGGTTTAGACGTCTGAAAGTTTTATGACCTTTCAACACGTTTGACTCATCCATCTCTTAAAGGTGCACACATTCATTTGGGTTTAGACGTCCGAAAGTTTTATGACCTTTCAACACATTTGCCATGTCATGGTAGTGTTTACCATCACCAACTTGGAGGATCCAACCACCAACAATCAACAAATAACCTCTTAGCCGAAACAAACCCACTCTAACAAATCGTTCCGTGTAACAAATTTTTGCTTGGTGGTAAAATGTTCTCCATGATCAATACAAACAGCACGAGGAATATGAGGAGGAGCATCATCTACTTTTGCATCACCTAAGGAAATATCAAGTTTCggttggggggggggggggggggggggggggatccTCGGCTTTGGCATTTTTGGGATCATCTACAACTTCAAGTGAAACAACCTGCAACACATTAGGAGGTTCAATATCAGGTGGAAATTCAATGGAGGCATCAACGGGAACATCCATTACTGAAACAGTGCGAGAGAAGGGTCAGAAAATGCACACATTTTTTGTACTGGTACTATTCGGATTCCACAATCCAAACTATATTGCTAGTTTTCGGATTTCATAATCCAAATTGCTCCAGTACAGATTTGTTGATCTGGTCAAAACGAAAACGCCTAGAAATCGAATGAGGCAAGGTTTATATACACATTACCTTTGCATTCATTcgaaaatgatgatgttaacGCATCTTGATGACCAGATTGCTGCTCCAAATCACATTTTCGCTCAAAATGGTGTGTTTCTAAGGGTGAAGGGAGTCTTTGGAGAGAAAGGTGGTGAATTGCAACTAGGTTCTGGGTGAACCTTATATAATCAGGGTTTTtggattacgtaatccgaaAAATCCCGTTACTTTTCCCGCTTTTTTTAAAAGTAGGGCTTTCAGAATATATAATCCCAAACATGTATATTTTGTCCGGAAGTTGTTATACCCTAATCTTGTCTAGGATTGAACGCATACATAGCCCAACACATGTTTTGATTGGTTTCGAATTTCACGATCGTAAACGTGTCCGGATTGTATAATCCGGACAAAGGTTATTTTGGTAAAGTACATAAGGCGCGTGAGAATGGAcaagggtgggaaaagtaatattttaaaagGTTCCTACAAAATGTTTGGGTAATATGACAAAAGGTTCCCACAAAATGGATGGGGCTGTTTAGGCCCCCATTTTTGCTTGAAAGCCTCCCAATTTATTACAATGTATCTTTTAAATAGGGGTGTGCATGTTTTAAAAACCTGAACCAAACCtaattaaatatatggttcaattattaaacccatttcatgattttttttttgatttttgcaaaaaaaatagtcCGGATGTGGGTTAGAACCACGTCGAAATCATATAAGACCAGGTttacaataaaaattgatttcaaCCCAAATCTCTTCTATCACCATTTCAATTTTGCAATCCATCACAAACATCAACATAGTTCTCCTTCAccaattcaccaaatcaacaacaaaataaaaatctgaaCCTCTAAATCCCAAACCATATTCAACAATTTAAATTTTCGCATATTTTCTCAAAAACCTTCTTTACATTCCCTCTCCTCCGTCTCCACTGCCTCACTCAGCGGCCTCATCCACTGTCTTCATTCCACCTCGTCGTTATCTTCTCTTTATGCTTCTACTGTGATTTCATCAAGATGAGTTAGAAGAATATTTTGAACTGCGATTTCATCAAGATGagttaaaagaaaatttcatCAAGATGAATTCAAAGGTGAGATTGAATAGCGAAAAGGGGCAGTAAACCACGATTAGCAATAATTACGTTTGTGACAAAATAGATTTTTCAGAGAAGCTCGTTTGTAGAAAGAGAACATAAATATCTGAATGAGTTGAGAAATGTGACTTTTCAAAACCGGTTTGGtaccaaataaattaaatggaaaaccggtttattgtttttgttcttagggtcttgctaacctAGTGCCTTAGGACACCGGTTAAGGAAgccaaaacaaaaatgtttaggATTATTAATAATTTCTTGCTTATGTTTTCTGTATGATGTGAGAATGTTTAGGATTTGTAATTAAGTGAATTGACATTTGATTGTGAAATATTACATCAATTGCGAGTCTCCTGTTCAAAATTGATATTGTTGTATTCATTGTTTTAGTTTGGTAATCTTAGTACTTAAATTCACATTTCAAATAGTCATAGTATTTTTGAAAAACCATTTTTGGGCATAATTTTTAGATGGAATCTATTCAACCCCCCCTAGATTCATAGTGTTCTCGTCATATTGATAAACACTAATGgttgaaaaatatatgcatgtaaaatttgatgataaaatCCCGACCATAAAAAGTTAGAGTAAGGAGAAACTTTTgtagatttgaaaataaaagcaaattgTACATCATCTGCACCTAGTGACCTTGGAGATCAACAAGTTACTCTAGAAGTACTTCATCCATTGCTGATCAAGAAGGTAACTCCTGAAGGTGTCACTTCTTTTGATGGTCAAAAAGATTGAAATAAAGATAATTGTCAAAAGGAGGAGGGGTTTGGATTTTGACCCATTAAAAATTTTGTCAGCTTATCAAACCTTgataacatttttaaatttgagaGATTAAAGTATGTAACAAAATGAATTTGATACAAGATGAGATTGGTTGAATGTGCTTGCTTATGAACTGTCAAAT
Proteins encoded in this window:
- the LOC112419371 gene encoding protein FAR1-RELATED SEQUENCE 5-like, with the protein product MDESNVLKGHKTFRRLNPNECVHLYEIDESNVPPRQMITNLRKRNINTSTTIKHVYNSCYRYRKSIRGSRNNMQHLLKLLVENEYVYHCRNYHDSDDVGDIFWVRPDGIKLFNTFFTVLVLDSTYKTNKYRLLFLEFVGNTST